A portion of the Daphnia magna isolate NIES linkage group LG4, ASM2063170v1.1, whole genome shotgun sequence genome contains these proteins:
- the LOC116920771 gene encoding uncharacterized protein LOC116920771, whose product MTNKRDKLNKDSGRGTPVKKTRKNLANATQTPPLAGASSSVPEEATEVAQGLRKTNHGVIFQLKLLMLFLIRGIRAGHAFRLGTEMEDIGGKFDDIIFQYEVDDGGKRQVNRYLQAKHKQDESTKITAGQLFNETEGDFSLLKYFSSYCGILSRGDDIQDCIICTNIGFNSENLLKKEIQLITVNTDDEMFKFRRHPVARYKIEIDPGHAFWGKLRQVNVEEPATKLKRNATDNEINSFFDKLVFVVNTPNEVHLGNLLTEEVGEYYKLNKADFQSDFILRNMLDWFKLKKSEFLTSKQGQEILHQGEQKLTSLRMTSVSINYQTKLQEAIEFNAVAIDEMTEKLKTLLDSPNKIERIRTAFPKRTAVKVSAALKTLEKFKRDDSYLMSSSKGLKTTSASNKDAFKLEHQLLVVVCKDGHAEHDSYYENLIGDNQTRLTNKKVIILCHDVVETRDDLKFTQLSDNCMEKLLDKEVSFQGTVQTVRKLTKIGNREEVIDDNSMEELLVGKKVVNIPLHDFVPAFDEELYIEREIILPFDDTFFYELVDETYCTKDELLGKLRVTVENNIEWFVDDREKQELWLKIKKIFEKRRHSTDSAWLDNRIPEKDLTPLEEWENRVVVVSDVAGTGKSTMLSNYYRKMRNEKPDNWIIKMDLVDHIGALRQFNSDEVDQKVEAIKFFIANIPNVRESPFAQSLLRHKLQTGDGIVVMLDGFDEIPIQCQDKCISLIEAIRLTNLNALYITTRPHLNRKLQDSLFQLAYTLRDFSQEDQINYLSGYWKKQLKVDADAEVRSIATSIVERLSKSLKGNERSFIGIPLQCHIVADCFESQVDDIIQNGCKLNALLKDLDSNLNLDTLYGRLFKKKREIYRQEKAKVQQVNNHILHNSLEDHMECLEIYLRDLAVKTIVSDQTHIDCLLGKSNESAATIEKQYKKREEGSVCFGLLTLNRKGEFQFLHRTYAEYLMANYLYGGFRLDEDLRNKLLDEKPTRELIGSEILVGLQYQGVQLFIDCMLHEMVNHEKWRTITDPMPKSELPENFTHLTNDFYRVFIEKGSQENAVTVAIERYHANIFELFSRFIDLTIDKSEILKLIKPLFKQSDLDVFLASSGPNFLTFFYERKHDGLQRFIDWHDGSEENNIYPMIQAIHEYAPNLKLHESRLSQEENKIFFSPLLDFMIKHQKIVQDEMTRLRKQFPRFMFSNWHKLLIFFLNHECYKSLLKPLFQLVLRTAGDVALVQVVNEAFTLDEDVFKQAEVEKLANALREMELTNVLIQLPWKMFVSAPNRLQWVYNYHHQNAKSKWLPEKNSLVMTELHNVTYQGETKNLQVILETVSRDLLSNVPETKKAAEGIVHYMTYRYGTNPYTLAYLAAVYGQEEMFRVMLQFVKEVLPDDELQTALISKNGFLHGAFWDAMTSGKIETLQLIMKAVKEIMGPESQLTLVKSMRSAIVKHSRLINILAKTMTEDDPVGFEFFNTLIFHDERNLNALEHIDAQFLSKSISAEGRVNWMKRLLDAAIKTPGDFISLLPNLLDKFSNEELECFLTMNSKWAKLVRGMCKDHYAIFYANNLEGTFKCVLRRLGAQAVEQLIFCDNGQLVEWIALGGYTQILDVMLAALPAAAREQIEERQANNEHQKMFDKFLSAIPMDWNEHQRRYRHMVPVTRFCLLYGSKEQLSEFANSATSVYCIQEKKFSIWNTFANALFTREAERNKNREAFVENMAKILDAEAIKILLLHDIGKGAFLVRLMLWEGTRTVWAVLDLLPADLRELLDIYMKDNGPDIVQKIFFSSATEKLIAKMRKQGRNYSINILQFYLDYGNEKQLALFMDTITASHWNGSTKRSAWGTASLLRSRVENALSVFLRCVAEKLGKDAVKKLVLHKDKDDLSIAIVYALRKNCLDIYTTMLTLLDDEGRNEAIRLVDYLLSNADIKRYGGTLTKNWGKVKKRMNVEENEASLRENEI is encoded by the coding sequence AACGGCAAGTTAACAGATACCTGCAGGCAAAACACAAACAAGACGAGTCGACTAAAATAACGGCAGGGCAGTTGTTCAACGAAACAGAAGGCGATTTCAGTCTGTTGAAATACTTCAGCTCGTATTGCGGCATACTATCACGAGGGGATGACATCCAGGACTGCATTATATGCACCAACATTGGCTTCAACTCGGAAAATCTcctaaagaaagaaattcaattGATAACTGTCAACACTGACGATGAAATGTTCAAGTTTAGAAGACATCCAGTTGCCCGTTACAAGATCGAAATTGATCCAGGTCACGCCTTTTGGGGAAAATTGCGACAAGTAAATGTTGAAGAACCTGCTacaaagttgaaaaggaatgCAACCGATAACGAGATTAACAGTTTCTTCGACAAACTCGTCTTTGTCGTCAACACGCCCAACGAGGTCCATTTGGGAAATTTACTTACTGAGGAAGTCGGAGAATATTACAAACTGAACAAAGCAGATTTCCAGTCGGATTTTATTCTTAGAAACATGTTGGATTGGTTCAAGCTGAAAAAATCTGAATTTTTGACATCGAAACAAGGACAGGAGATATTACATCAAGGCGAACAAAAATTGACTTCGTTACGTATGACGTCTGTTTCAATCAATTACCAAACGAAACTGCAAGAAGCGATAGAATTCAATGCTGTTGCAATTGATGAAATGACAGAAAAGTTGAAGACGCTGTTGGATTCACCAAACAAAATCGAGCGAATTAGAACTGCGTTTCCCAAACGCACTGCAGTGAAAGTAAGCGCAGCGCTGAAAACACTCGAAAAATTCAAACGGGACGATAGCTACTTGATGTCATCATCCAAAGGGTTAAAAACCACTTCTGCGAGCAACAAGGATGCATTTAAATTAGAACATCAACTTCTCGTTGTCGTTTGCAAAGACGGCCATGCGGAACATGACAGTTACTACGAAAACCTAATCGGGGACAATCAAACGCGactaacaaataaaaaagtgaTCATTTTATGTCACGATGTCGTTGAAACACGAGACGATCTCAAGTTCACACAATTAAGTGACAACTGCATGGAAAAATTACTTGATAAAGAAGTTTCGTTTCAAGGAACAGTTCAAACTGTGCGTAAACTAACTAAAATTGGTAACCGAGAAGAGGTCATCGACGATAATTCCATGGAGGAATTGCTAGTGGGCAAGAAAGTTGTCAACATTCCTTTACATGATTTCGTCCCAGCATTTGACGAAGAACTCTACATCGAAAGAGAAATAATCTTACCGTTCGATGATACGTTTTTTTACGAACTAGTGGATGAAACCTATTGCACCAAAGACGAACTGCTTGGAAAGTTGAGGGTCACAGTAGAAAACAATATCGAATGGTTCGTAGACGATcgagaaaaacaagaattatggcttaaaataaaaaaaatttttgagaAGAGACGTCATTCGACTGACTCTGCATGGCTGGATAACAGAATCCCTGAAAAAGACTTAACACCTTTAGAAGAATGGGAGAATCGGGTAGTCGTTGTATCAGATGTTGCCGGGACTGGAAAATCCACCATGTTGTCAAATTACTACAGGAAAATGAGAAACGAGAAACCGGATAACTGGATTATCAAAATGGATTTGGTTGATCATATTGGAGCCCTGCGTCAGTTTAATTCGGATGAGGTTGATCAGAAGGTAGAAgcaatcaaattttttatcgcAAATATACCTAACGTGAGAGAAAGTCCTTTTGCCCAGTCTTTGCTGAGGCACAAGTTGCAGACGGGAGATGGGATTGTTGTCATGCTGGACGGATTTGACGAGATCCCCATCCAGTGTCAGGACAAATGCATTTCCTTGATTGAAGCAATCAGATTAACGAATTTAAATGCACTTTACATAACTACCCGACCACACTTGAACAGAAAACTCCAAGATTCATTGTTCCAGCTTGCCTATACCTTGAGAGATTTCAGTCAAGAAGATCAAATCAATTACCTTTCTGGATATTGGAAGAAGCAATTGAAAGTGGATGCGGATGCAGAAGTAAGATCCATTGCAACATCCATCGTTGAACGTTTGTCAAAAAGCTTAAAAGGCAACGAAAGATCTTTTATCGGAATCCCGTTACAGTGTCACATTGTCGCAGACTGCTTCGAGTCGCAAGTTGACGACATCATTCAAAACGGATGCAAATTAAATGCACTTCTTAAAGATCTTGACTCCAATTTAAACCTGGACACCTTGTACGGGCGACTGTTCAAGAAAAAGCGTGAAATTTATCGACAAGAGAAAGCCAAAGTGCAGCAAGTGAACAATCACATTCTTCATAATTCACTagaagaccacatggaatgtTTAGAGATTTACCTAAGAGACTTGGCTGTAAAGACAATCGTCTCCGATCAGACGCACATTGATTGTCTTTTGGGTAAATCCAATGAGTCTGCAGCCACAATTGAAAAGCAATATAAGAAACGAGAAGAAGGGAGCGTTTGTTTTGGCTTGTTAACGCTAAACAGGAAAGgtgaatttcaatttttgcatCGAACCTACGCCGAGTACTTGATGGCCAATTACCTGTACGGAGGATTTCGTCTTGATGAGGATCTTCGCAACAAGCTTCTGGATGAGAAACCAACCAGAGAGTTGATCGGTTCAGAAATCTTGGTTGGTTTGCAATACCAAGGTGTTCAACTCTTCATTGATTGCATGCTGCACGAGATGGTCAATCATGAAAAATGGCGTACTATAACCGATCCGATGCCGAAATCCGAATTACCCGAAAATTTCACGCATCTCACCAACGACTTTTATCGTGTCTTCATAGAAAAAGGTTCCCAGGAAAACGCTGTGACTGTTGCTATCGAAAGATACCACGCCAAtatatttgaattatttaGTCGATTTATAGATTTGACTATTGATAAAAGTGAGATTCTAAAGCTGATAAAACCACTTTTCAAACAGTCGGACTTGGACGTTTTCCTGGCTTCATCCGGGCCTAATTTTCTAACATTCTTTTATGAACGGAAGCATGATGGACTCCAACGATTTATTGATTGGCATGACGGATCAGAAGAAAATAACATCTATCCTATGATACAAGCAATACATGAGTATGCGCCAAATCTTAAATTGCACGAGTCTCGCCTAAGCCAGGAAgaaaacaagatttttttttctccattacTTGACTTCATGATTAAACACCAGAAAATTGTGCAAGATGAAATGACACGACTGCGCAAACAATTTCCCCGCTTCATGTTTTCTAACTGGCACAAACTGCTAATTTTTTTCCTCAACCACGAATGTTACAAGAGTCTTTTGAAACCCCTCTTCCAACTAGTGTTACGTACAGCTGGTGACGTTGCACTAGTGCAAGTTGTGAACGAGGCGTTTACGTTAGATGAAGATGTCTTCAAACAAGCTGAAGTTGAGAAACTGGCAAATGCCTTAAGAGAAATGGAGCTAACTAACGTCCTAATTCAACTACCGTGGAAAATGTTTGTTTCAGCACCCAATCGCTTACAATGGGTTTACAATTATCACCATCAAAATGCCAAAAGCAAGTGGCTACCGGAAAAAAATTCGCTCGTGATGACCGAGTTGCACAACGTGACCTATCAAGGCGAAACGAAAAACCTTCAAGTTATACTCGAAACAGTCTCACGAGATTTGCTTTCTAATGTTCCGGAAACAAAGAAAGCAGCCGAAGGAATTGTTCATTACATGACGTACAGATACGGAACTAATCCTTACACGTTAGCTTACCTGGCAGCCGTTTACGGCCAAGAAGAAATGTTTCGTGTAATGCTGCAATTTGTGAAAGAGGTTCTTCCTGATGACGAGCTGCAGACTGCATTAATCAGCAAAAATGGATTTCTTCACGGTGCTTTCTGGGATGCTATGACAAGTGGGAAAATTGAAACGTTACAGTTAATCATGAAGGCTGTTAAAGAAATTATGGGACCAGAATCACAGTTGACCCTTGTGAAATCCATGCGTTCAGCAATTGTTAAACACTCCCGTTTGATAAACATTCTGGCCAAGACAATGACTGAGGATGATCCTGTTGGGTTCGAGTTTTTTAATACACTGATTTTCCACGATGAGAGGAACCTTAACGCACTGGAACACATCGATGCACAATTTCTTTCCAAGTCGATTTCTGCCGAAGGACGTGTCAACTGGATGAAACGTCTTTTAGATGCCGCAATAAAAACGCCTGGTGATTTCATCTCCTTATTACCGAATCTTCTTGACAAATTCAGTAACGAAGAGCTTGAATGTTTTCTAACAATGAATAGCAAATGGGCAAAGCTCGTCCGTGGCATGTGCAAAGACCATTACGCCATCTTTTATGCAAATAATCTAGAAGGTACCTTCAAATGCGTTTTGAGAAGATTGGGTGCACAGGCTGTCGAACAACTCATCTTCTGCGACAACGGTCAACTGGTCGAATGGATCGCGTTAGGAGGTTACACACAAATCTTGGACGTCATGTTAGCTGCTTTACCTGCAGCGGCCCGAGAACAGATAGAAGAACGCCAAGCGAATAACGAACatcaaaaaatgtttgataaATTCCTATCTGCAATACCGATGGACTGGAACGAACATCAACGTCGCTATCGCCATATGGTCCCGGTAACAAGGTTTTGCCTACTTTACGGTAGTAAAGAACAACTGTCTGAATTTGCCAATTCCGCCACCTCTGTCTATTGTatccaagaaaagaaatttagtATTTGGAATACCTTCGCTAACGCTCTTTTTACCAGAGAAGCTGAGCGTAATAAAAACAGAGAAGCATTCGTGGAAAATATGGCGAAGATACTGGACGCAGAAgccatcaaaatacttttgcTTCACGATATTGGTAAAGGCGCCTTCCTCGTTCGTCTGATGCTTTGGGAAGGTACTCGAACCGTCTGGGCCGTGTTAGATCTTCTACCAGCAGATTTGCGAGAGTTGCTGGACATCTACATGAAAGATAACGGGCCTGACATTGTtcaaaagatatttttttcgAGCGCAACGGAAAAATTGATAGCGAAAATGCGTAAACAGGGCCGGAATTATTCgataaatattttgcaattttACCTGGATTATGGAAACGAAAAGCAATTAGCGCTCTTTATGGATACTATCACAGCCAGCCATTGGAATGGAAGCACCAAACGTAGTGCATGGGGTACCGCAAGTCTACTCAGATCTAGAGTTGAAAATGCTTTAAGCGTCTTCCTCAGATGCGTAGCGGAGAAGCTGGGCAAGGACGCCGTGAAAAAGTTGGTGTTGCACAAGGACAAAGATGATCTAAGCATCGCCATAGTTTACGCGTTGCGCAAGAACTGCCTGGATATATACACTACCATGCTTACCCTTTTGGATGATGAAGGCCGCAATGAAGCTATTCGATTGGTCGATTATCTTCTATCCAATGCAGATATCAAACGATATGGTGGAacattaacaaaaaattggggcaaggtaaaaaaaaggatgaacgTGGAAGAAAACGAAGCATCCCTgcgtgaaaatgaaatttga